One Oncorhynchus tshawytscha isolate Ot180627B unplaced genomic scaffold, Otsh_v2.0 Un_contig_1824_pilon_pilon, whole genome shotgun sequence DNA window includes the following coding sequences:
- the LOC112247282 gene encoding homeobox-containing protein 1 isoform X1: protein MSRYTDEPRFTIEQIDLLQRLRRTGMTKPELLHALDILERLDHQHGHKFGRRPQPAYQGPTPNYNTNSTSSSASSSTSTTATQTGYLENGSGSGGNGLSPLPSNNYDMSPPPPAVVSDPVAMAVVAQNGRGVGGGDELVAMTNGKLSPPRFPDSVGAVSGGVTGSGYGFEASEEELDVDDKVEELLRRDSAIIKEEIKAFLGNRRISQAVVAQVTGISQSRISHWLLQQGSDLSEQKKRAFYRWYQLEKTTPGATLTMRPAPMALEDVVELRQTPPPISSTPGSFRLRRGSRFTWRKECLSVMESYFNENQYPDEAKREEISNACNAVIQKPGKKLSDLEKVTSLKVYNWFANRRKEIKRRANIEAAILESHGIEVQSPGGHSNSDEIDGNDFSDQGCEVPLFEKRAVTRPFSLSRRDLSSPTQVPTLLPSWLAAWPGSGRGGLAVQRASSLICRSLLSGASLAQGAGTEGSRLTGVSWSAPSPPSLQDNSSTNHSNALEHQDPITLAVEMAAVNHSILALATQAGGGLALGGTGSDIKTEVVEPN from the exons atgTCTCGGTATACCGACGAGCCTCGTTTCACCATTGAGCAGATTGACCTGCTCCAGCGGCTGAGGAGGACAGGGATGACCAAGCCAGAGCTCCTCCACGCCCTGGACATCCTGGAAAGACTGGATCACCAGCACGGACACAAGTTCGGACGCCGTCCTCAGCCCGCCTATCAGGGACCGACGCCCAATTACAACACTAATTCAACATCTTCTTCGGCGTCCTCATCAACGTCCACGACCGCCACACAGACTGGTTACCTGGAGAATGGGAGTGGAAGTGGCGGGAATGGCCTGTCTCCGTTGCCTAGCAACAACTATGATATGTCACCGCCCCCTCCGGCAGTTGTATCCGACCCGGTTGCTATGGCAGTGGTGGCGCAGAACGGGCGTGGGGTTGGTGGCGGCGATGAGCTGGTTGCCATGACGAACGGGAAGTTGTCTCCACCACGGTTTCCTGACAGTGTAGGCGCGGTGAGTGGCGGCGTGACGGGGAGCGGCTACGGGTTTGAGGCCAGCGAGGAGGAACTAGACGTGGACGACAAAGTTGAGGAACTcctgag aAGGGACAGTGCCATAATCAAGGAGGAGATCAAGGCATTCCTGGGGAACAGGCGCATCTCTCAGGCAGTGGTGGCTCAGGTCACAG gtATCAGTCAGAGTCGTATCTCCCACTGGCTGCTGCAGCAGGGCTCGGACCTTAGCGAACAGAAGAAGAGGGCCTTCTACCGCTGGTACCAGCTGGAGAAGACCACCCCTG GTGCAACTCTGACGATGCGACCAGCCCCCATGGCTCTGGAGGACGTGGTGGAGTTGCGGCAGACTCCGCCCCCTATAAGCTCCACCCCCGGGAGCTTCCGTCTGCGCAGAGGCAGTCGCTTTACCTGGAGGAAAGAATGTCTGTCTGtgatggagag TTACTTCAATGAGAACCAGTACCCTGATGAAGCTAAAAGAGAGGAGATCTCTAACGCCTGCAACGCTGTCATCCAGAAGCCAG ggAAGAAGCTGTCTGATCTGGAGAAAGTCACGTCTCTGAAGGTCTACAACTGGTTCGCCAACCGACGCAAAGAGATCAAGAGACGTGCCAACATAG AAGCAGCAATCCTGGAGAGCCATGGGATTGAAGTTCAGAGCCCCGGAGGACACTCCAATAGCGACGAAATCGACGGGAATGACTTCTCTGATCAG GGCTGTGAGGTTCCTCTGTTTGAGAAGAGAGCTGTGACCAGACCTTTCAGTCTCAGTCGACGAGACCTGTCCTCTCCCACACAG GTTCCCACCCTGCTGCCAAGCTGGCTGGCGGCTTGGCCCGGCTCGGGCAGGGGGGGCTTGGCCGTCCAGAGGGCCAGCTCTCTGATTTGCCGATCCTTGCTCTCGGGAGCGAGTCTCGCTCAGGGGGCAGGGACGGAGGGTTCCAGACTGACGGGTGTGTCCTGGtctgccccctcccccccctccctccaggaCAACTCCTCCACCAATCACAGCAATGCCCTGGAGCACCAGGATCCCATCACTCTCGCAGTGGAGATGGCGGCCGTCAATCATAGCATCCTCGCCCTGGCCACGCAGGCGGGGGGAGGATTGGCCCTGGGCGGGACAGGCAGTGACATCAAGACCGAGGTGGTGGAGCCCAACTAG
- the LOC112247282 gene encoding homeobox-containing protein 1 isoform X2 translates to MSRYTDEPRFTIEQIDLLQRLRRTGMTKPELLHALDILERLDHQHGHKFGRRPQPAYQGPTPNYNTNSTSSSASSSTSTTATQTGYLENGSGSGGNGLSPLPSNNYDMSPPPPAVVSDPVAMAVVAQNGRGVGGGDELVAMTNGKLSPPRFPDSVGAVSGGVTGSGYGFEASEEELDVDDKVEELLRRDSAIIKEEIKAFLGNRRISQAVVAQVTGISQSRISHWLLQQGSDLSEQKKRAFYRWYQLEKTTPGATLTMRPAPMALEDVVELRQTPPPISSTPGSFRLRRGSRFTWRKECLSVMESYFNENQYPDEAKREEISNACNAVIQKPGKKLSDLEKVTSLKVYNWFANRRKEIKRRANIAAILESHGIEVQSPGGHSNSDEIDGNDFSDQGCEVPLFEKRAVTRPFSLSRRDLSSPTQVPTLLPSWLAAWPGSGRGGLAVQRASSLICRSLLSGASLAQGAGTEGSRLTGVSWSAPSPPSLQDNSSTNHSNALEHQDPITLAVEMAAVNHSILALATQAGGGLALGGTGSDIKTEVVEPN, encoded by the exons atgTCTCGGTATACCGACGAGCCTCGTTTCACCATTGAGCAGATTGACCTGCTCCAGCGGCTGAGGAGGACAGGGATGACCAAGCCAGAGCTCCTCCACGCCCTGGACATCCTGGAAAGACTGGATCACCAGCACGGACACAAGTTCGGACGCCGTCCTCAGCCCGCCTATCAGGGACCGACGCCCAATTACAACACTAATTCAACATCTTCTTCGGCGTCCTCATCAACGTCCACGACCGCCACACAGACTGGTTACCTGGAGAATGGGAGTGGAAGTGGCGGGAATGGCCTGTCTCCGTTGCCTAGCAACAACTATGATATGTCACCGCCCCCTCCGGCAGTTGTATCCGACCCGGTTGCTATGGCAGTGGTGGCGCAGAACGGGCGTGGGGTTGGTGGCGGCGATGAGCTGGTTGCCATGACGAACGGGAAGTTGTCTCCACCACGGTTTCCTGACAGTGTAGGCGCGGTGAGTGGCGGCGTGACGGGGAGCGGCTACGGGTTTGAGGCCAGCGAGGAGGAACTAGACGTGGACGACAAAGTTGAGGAACTcctgag aAGGGACAGTGCCATAATCAAGGAGGAGATCAAGGCATTCCTGGGGAACAGGCGCATCTCTCAGGCAGTGGTGGCTCAGGTCACAG gtATCAGTCAGAGTCGTATCTCCCACTGGCTGCTGCAGCAGGGCTCGGACCTTAGCGAACAGAAGAAGAGGGCCTTCTACCGCTGGTACCAGCTGGAGAAGACCACCCCTG GTGCAACTCTGACGATGCGACCAGCCCCCATGGCTCTGGAGGACGTGGTGGAGTTGCGGCAGACTCCGCCCCCTATAAGCTCCACCCCCGGGAGCTTCCGTCTGCGCAGAGGCAGTCGCTTTACCTGGAGGAAAGAATGTCTGTCTGtgatggagag TTACTTCAATGAGAACCAGTACCCTGATGAAGCTAAAAGAGAGGAGATCTCTAACGCCTGCAACGCTGTCATCCAGAAGCCAG ggAAGAAGCTGTCTGATCTGGAGAAAGTCACGTCTCTGAAGGTCTACAACTGGTTCGCCAACCGACGCAAAGAGATCAAGAGACGTGCCAACATAG CAGCAATCCTGGAGAGCCATGGGATTGAAGTTCAGAGCCCCGGAGGACACTCCAATAGCGACGAAATCGACGGGAATGACTTCTCTGATCAG GGCTGTGAGGTTCCTCTGTTTGAGAAGAGAGCTGTGACCAGACCTTTCAGTCTCAGTCGACGAGACCTGTCCTCTCCCACACAG GTTCCCACCCTGCTGCCAAGCTGGCTGGCGGCTTGGCCCGGCTCGGGCAGGGGGGGCTTGGCCGTCCAGAGGGCCAGCTCTCTGATTTGCCGATCCTTGCTCTCGGGAGCGAGTCTCGCTCAGGGGGCAGGGACGGAGGGTTCCAGACTGACGGGTGTGTCCTGGtctgccccctcccccccctccctccaggaCAACTCCTCCACCAATCACAGCAATGCCCTGGAGCACCAGGATCCCATCACTCTCGCAGTGGAGATGGCGGCCGTCAATCATAGCATCCTCGCCCTGGCCACGCAGGCGGGGGGAGGATTGGCCCTGGGCGGGACAGGCAGTGACATCAAGACCGAGGTGGTGGAGCCCAACTAG
- the LOC112247282 gene encoding homeobox-containing protein 1 isoform X3, with protein sequence MSRYTDEPRFTIEQIDLLQRLRRTGMTKPELLHALDILERLDHQHGHKFGRRPQPAYQGPTPNYNTNSTSSSASSSTSTTATQTGYLENGSGSGGNGLSPLPSNNYDMSPPPPAVVSDPVAMAVVAQNGRGVGGGDELVAMTNGKLSPPRFPDSVGAVSGGVTGSGYGFEASEEELDVDDKVEELLRRDSAIIKEEIKAFLGNRRISQAVVAQVTGISQSRISHWLLQQGSDLSEQKKRAFYRWYQLEKTTPGATLTMRPAPMALEDVVELRQTPPPISSTPGSFRLRRGSRFTWRKECLSVMESYFNENQYPDEAKREEISNACNAVIQKPGKKLSDLEKVTSLKVYNWFANRRKEIKRRANIAILESHGIEVQSPGGHSNSDEIDGNDFSDQGCEVPLFEKRAVTRPFSLSRRDLSSPTQVPTLLPSWLAAWPGSGRGGLAVQRASSLICRSLLSGASLAQGAGTEGSRLTGVSWSAPSPPSLQDNSSTNHSNALEHQDPITLAVEMAAVNHSILALATQAGGGLALGGTGSDIKTEVVEPN encoded by the exons atgTCTCGGTATACCGACGAGCCTCGTTTCACCATTGAGCAGATTGACCTGCTCCAGCGGCTGAGGAGGACAGGGATGACCAAGCCAGAGCTCCTCCACGCCCTGGACATCCTGGAAAGACTGGATCACCAGCACGGACACAAGTTCGGACGCCGTCCTCAGCCCGCCTATCAGGGACCGACGCCCAATTACAACACTAATTCAACATCTTCTTCGGCGTCCTCATCAACGTCCACGACCGCCACACAGACTGGTTACCTGGAGAATGGGAGTGGAAGTGGCGGGAATGGCCTGTCTCCGTTGCCTAGCAACAACTATGATATGTCACCGCCCCCTCCGGCAGTTGTATCCGACCCGGTTGCTATGGCAGTGGTGGCGCAGAACGGGCGTGGGGTTGGTGGCGGCGATGAGCTGGTTGCCATGACGAACGGGAAGTTGTCTCCACCACGGTTTCCTGACAGTGTAGGCGCGGTGAGTGGCGGCGTGACGGGGAGCGGCTACGGGTTTGAGGCCAGCGAGGAGGAACTAGACGTGGACGACAAAGTTGAGGAACTcctgag aAGGGACAGTGCCATAATCAAGGAGGAGATCAAGGCATTCCTGGGGAACAGGCGCATCTCTCAGGCAGTGGTGGCTCAGGTCACAG gtATCAGTCAGAGTCGTATCTCCCACTGGCTGCTGCAGCAGGGCTCGGACCTTAGCGAACAGAAGAAGAGGGCCTTCTACCGCTGGTACCAGCTGGAGAAGACCACCCCTG GTGCAACTCTGACGATGCGACCAGCCCCCATGGCTCTGGAGGACGTGGTGGAGTTGCGGCAGACTCCGCCCCCTATAAGCTCCACCCCCGGGAGCTTCCGTCTGCGCAGAGGCAGTCGCTTTACCTGGAGGAAAGAATGTCTGTCTGtgatggagag TTACTTCAATGAGAACCAGTACCCTGATGAAGCTAAAAGAGAGGAGATCTCTAACGCCTGCAACGCTGTCATCCAGAAGCCAG ggAAGAAGCTGTCTGATCTGGAGAAAGTCACGTCTCTGAAGGTCTACAACTGGTTCGCCAACCGACGCAAAGAGATCAAGAGACGTGCCAACATAG CAATCCTGGAGAGCCATGGGATTGAAGTTCAGAGCCCCGGAGGACACTCCAATAGCGACGAAATCGACGGGAATGACTTCTCTGATCAG GGCTGTGAGGTTCCTCTGTTTGAGAAGAGAGCTGTGACCAGACCTTTCAGTCTCAGTCGACGAGACCTGTCCTCTCCCACACAG GTTCCCACCCTGCTGCCAAGCTGGCTGGCGGCTTGGCCCGGCTCGGGCAGGGGGGGCTTGGCCGTCCAGAGGGCCAGCTCTCTGATTTGCCGATCCTTGCTCTCGGGAGCGAGTCTCGCTCAGGGGGCAGGGACGGAGGGTTCCAGACTGACGGGTGTGTCCTGGtctgccccctcccccccctccctccaggaCAACTCCTCCACCAATCACAGCAATGCCCTGGAGCACCAGGATCCCATCACTCTCGCAGTGGAGATGGCGGCCGTCAATCATAGCATCCTCGCCCTGGCCACGCAGGCGGGGGGAGGATTGGCCCTGGGCGGGACAGGCAGTGACATCAAGACCGAGGTGGTGGAGCCCAACTAG
- the LOC112247282 gene encoding homeobox-containing protein 1 isoform X4, giving the protein MSRYTDEPRFTIEQIDLLQRLRRTGMTKPELLHALDILERLDHQHGHKFGRRPQPAYQGPTPNYNTNSTSSSASSSTSTTATQTGYLENGSGSGGNGLSPLPSNNYDMSPPPPAVVSDPVAMAVVAQNGRGVGGGDELVAMTNGKLSPPRFPDSVGAVSGGVTGSGYGFEASEEELDVDDKVEELLRRDSAIIKEEIKAFLGNRRISQAVVAQVTGISQSRISHWLLQQGSDLSEQKKRAFYRWYQLEKTTPGATLTMRPAPMALEDVVELRQTPPPISSTPGSFRLRRGSRFTWRKECLSVMESYFNENQYPDEAKREEISNACNAVIQKPGKKLSDLEKVTSLKVYNWFANRRKEIKRRANIEAAILESHGIEVQSPGGHSNSDEIDGNDFSDQGCEVPLFEKRAVTRPFSLASLFTYRAVMFLCLRREL; this is encoded by the exons atgTCTCGGTATACCGACGAGCCTCGTTTCACCATTGAGCAGATTGACCTGCTCCAGCGGCTGAGGAGGACAGGGATGACCAAGCCAGAGCTCCTCCACGCCCTGGACATCCTGGAAAGACTGGATCACCAGCACGGACACAAGTTCGGACGCCGTCCTCAGCCCGCCTATCAGGGACCGACGCCCAATTACAACACTAATTCAACATCTTCTTCGGCGTCCTCATCAACGTCCACGACCGCCACACAGACTGGTTACCTGGAGAATGGGAGTGGAAGTGGCGGGAATGGCCTGTCTCCGTTGCCTAGCAACAACTATGATATGTCACCGCCCCCTCCGGCAGTTGTATCCGACCCGGTTGCTATGGCAGTGGTGGCGCAGAACGGGCGTGGGGTTGGTGGCGGCGATGAGCTGGTTGCCATGACGAACGGGAAGTTGTCTCCACCACGGTTTCCTGACAGTGTAGGCGCGGTGAGTGGCGGCGTGACGGGGAGCGGCTACGGGTTTGAGGCCAGCGAGGAGGAACTAGACGTGGACGACAAAGTTGAGGAACTcctgag aAGGGACAGTGCCATAATCAAGGAGGAGATCAAGGCATTCCTGGGGAACAGGCGCATCTCTCAGGCAGTGGTGGCTCAGGTCACAG gtATCAGTCAGAGTCGTATCTCCCACTGGCTGCTGCAGCAGGGCTCGGACCTTAGCGAACAGAAGAAGAGGGCCTTCTACCGCTGGTACCAGCTGGAGAAGACCACCCCTG GTGCAACTCTGACGATGCGACCAGCCCCCATGGCTCTGGAGGACGTGGTGGAGTTGCGGCAGACTCCGCCCCCTATAAGCTCCACCCCCGGGAGCTTCCGTCTGCGCAGAGGCAGTCGCTTTACCTGGAGGAAAGAATGTCTGTCTGtgatggagag TTACTTCAATGAGAACCAGTACCCTGATGAAGCTAAAAGAGAGGAGATCTCTAACGCCTGCAACGCTGTCATCCAGAAGCCAG ggAAGAAGCTGTCTGATCTGGAGAAAGTCACGTCTCTGAAGGTCTACAACTGGTTCGCCAACCGACGCAAAGAGATCAAGAGACGTGCCAACATAG AAGCAGCAATCCTGGAGAGCCATGGGATTGAAGTTCAGAGCCCCGGAGGACACTCCAATAGCGACGAAATCGACGGGAATGACTTCTCTGATCAG GGCTGTGAGGTTCCTCTGTTTGAGAAGAGAGCTGTGACTAGACCTTTCAGTTTAGCCTCTTTGTTTACCTACAGGGCTGTGATGTTCCTCTGTTTGAGAAGAGAGCTGTGA
- the LOC112247282 gene encoding homeobox-containing protein 1 isoform X5, which produces MSRYTDEPRFTIEQIDLLQRLRRTGMTKPELLHALDILERLDHQHGHKFGRRPQPAYQGPTPNYNTNSTSSSASSSTSTTATQTGYLENGSGSGGNGLSPLPSNNYDMSPPPPAVVSDPVAMAVVAQNGRGVGGGDELVAMTNGKLSPPRFPDSVGAVSGGVTGSGYGFEASEEELDVDDKVEELLRRDSAIIKEEIKAFLGNRRISQAVVAQVTGISQSRISHWLLQQGSDLSEQKKRAFYRWYQLEKTTPGATLTMRPAPMALEDVVELRQTPPPISSTPGSFRLRRGSRFTWRKECLSVMESYFNENQYPDEAKREEISNACNAVIQKPGKKLSDLEKVTSLKVYNWFANRRKEIKRRANIAAILESHGIEVQSPGGHSNSDEIDGNDFSDQGCEVPLFEKRAVTRPFSLASLFTYRAVMFLCLRREL; this is translated from the exons atgTCTCGGTATACCGACGAGCCTCGTTTCACCATTGAGCAGATTGACCTGCTCCAGCGGCTGAGGAGGACAGGGATGACCAAGCCAGAGCTCCTCCACGCCCTGGACATCCTGGAAAGACTGGATCACCAGCACGGACACAAGTTCGGACGCCGTCCTCAGCCCGCCTATCAGGGACCGACGCCCAATTACAACACTAATTCAACATCTTCTTCGGCGTCCTCATCAACGTCCACGACCGCCACACAGACTGGTTACCTGGAGAATGGGAGTGGAAGTGGCGGGAATGGCCTGTCTCCGTTGCCTAGCAACAACTATGATATGTCACCGCCCCCTCCGGCAGTTGTATCCGACCCGGTTGCTATGGCAGTGGTGGCGCAGAACGGGCGTGGGGTTGGTGGCGGCGATGAGCTGGTTGCCATGACGAACGGGAAGTTGTCTCCACCACGGTTTCCTGACAGTGTAGGCGCGGTGAGTGGCGGCGTGACGGGGAGCGGCTACGGGTTTGAGGCCAGCGAGGAGGAACTAGACGTGGACGACAAAGTTGAGGAACTcctgag aAGGGACAGTGCCATAATCAAGGAGGAGATCAAGGCATTCCTGGGGAACAGGCGCATCTCTCAGGCAGTGGTGGCTCAGGTCACAG gtATCAGTCAGAGTCGTATCTCCCACTGGCTGCTGCAGCAGGGCTCGGACCTTAGCGAACAGAAGAAGAGGGCCTTCTACCGCTGGTACCAGCTGGAGAAGACCACCCCTG GTGCAACTCTGACGATGCGACCAGCCCCCATGGCTCTGGAGGACGTGGTGGAGTTGCGGCAGACTCCGCCCCCTATAAGCTCCACCCCCGGGAGCTTCCGTCTGCGCAGAGGCAGTCGCTTTACCTGGAGGAAAGAATGTCTGTCTGtgatggagag TTACTTCAATGAGAACCAGTACCCTGATGAAGCTAAAAGAGAGGAGATCTCTAACGCCTGCAACGCTGTCATCCAGAAGCCAG ggAAGAAGCTGTCTGATCTGGAGAAAGTCACGTCTCTGAAGGTCTACAACTGGTTCGCCAACCGACGCAAAGAGATCAAGAGACGTGCCAACATAG CAGCAATCCTGGAGAGCCATGGGATTGAAGTTCAGAGCCCCGGAGGACACTCCAATAGCGACGAAATCGACGGGAATGACTTCTCTGATCAG GGCTGTGAGGTTCCTCTGTTTGAGAAGAGAGCTGTGACTAGACCTTTCAGTTTAGCCTCTTTGTTTACCTACAGGGCTGTGATGTTCCTCTGTTTGAGAAGAGAGCTGTGA
- the LOC112247282 gene encoding homeobox-containing protein 1 isoform X6, whose product MSRYTDEPRFTIEQIDLLQRLRRTGMTKPELLHALDILERLDHQHGHKFGRRPQPAYQGPTPNYNTNSTSSSASSSTSTTATQTGYLENGSGSGGNGLSPLPSNNYDMSPPPPAVVSDPVAMAVVAQNGRGVGGGDELVAMTNGKLSPPRFPDSVGAVSGGVTGSGYGFEASEEELDVDDKVEELLRRDSAIIKEEIKAFLGNRRISQAVVAQVTGISQSRISHWLLQQGSDLSEQKKRAFYRWYQLEKTTPGATLTMRPAPMALEDVVELRQTPPPISSTPGSFRLRRGSRFTWRKECLSVMESYFNENQYPDEAKREEISNACNAVIQKPGKKLSDLEKVTSLKVYNWFANRRKEIKRRANIAILESHGIEVQSPGGHSNSDEIDGNDFSDQGCEVPLFEKRAVTRPFSLASLFTYRAVMFLCLRREL is encoded by the exons atgTCTCGGTATACCGACGAGCCTCGTTTCACCATTGAGCAGATTGACCTGCTCCAGCGGCTGAGGAGGACAGGGATGACCAAGCCAGAGCTCCTCCACGCCCTGGACATCCTGGAAAGACTGGATCACCAGCACGGACACAAGTTCGGACGCCGTCCTCAGCCCGCCTATCAGGGACCGACGCCCAATTACAACACTAATTCAACATCTTCTTCGGCGTCCTCATCAACGTCCACGACCGCCACACAGACTGGTTACCTGGAGAATGGGAGTGGAAGTGGCGGGAATGGCCTGTCTCCGTTGCCTAGCAACAACTATGATATGTCACCGCCCCCTCCGGCAGTTGTATCCGACCCGGTTGCTATGGCAGTGGTGGCGCAGAACGGGCGTGGGGTTGGTGGCGGCGATGAGCTGGTTGCCATGACGAACGGGAAGTTGTCTCCACCACGGTTTCCTGACAGTGTAGGCGCGGTGAGTGGCGGCGTGACGGGGAGCGGCTACGGGTTTGAGGCCAGCGAGGAGGAACTAGACGTGGACGACAAAGTTGAGGAACTcctgag aAGGGACAGTGCCATAATCAAGGAGGAGATCAAGGCATTCCTGGGGAACAGGCGCATCTCTCAGGCAGTGGTGGCTCAGGTCACAG gtATCAGTCAGAGTCGTATCTCCCACTGGCTGCTGCAGCAGGGCTCGGACCTTAGCGAACAGAAGAAGAGGGCCTTCTACCGCTGGTACCAGCTGGAGAAGACCACCCCTG GTGCAACTCTGACGATGCGACCAGCCCCCATGGCTCTGGAGGACGTGGTGGAGTTGCGGCAGACTCCGCCCCCTATAAGCTCCACCCCCGGGAGCTTCCGTCTGCGCAGAGGCAGTCGCTTTACCTGGAGGAAAGAATGTCTGTCTGtgatggagag TTACTTCAATGAGAACCAGTACCCTGATGAAGCTAAAAGAGAGGAGATCTCTAACGCCTGCAACGCTGTCATCCAGAAGCCAG ggAAGAAGCTGTCTGATCTGGAGAAAGTCACGTCTCTGAAGGTCTACAACTGGTTCGCCAACCGACGCAAAGAGATCAAGAGACGTGCCAACATAG CAATCCTGGAGAGCCATGGGATTGAAGTTCAGAGCCCCGGAGGACACTCCAATAGCGACGAAATCGACGGGAATGACTTCTCTGATCAG GGCTGTGAGGTTCCTCTGTTTGAGAAGAGAGCTGTGACTAGACCTTTCAGTTTAGCCTCTTTGTTTACCTACAGGGCTGTGATGTTCCTCTGTTTGAGAAGAGAGCTGTGA